DNA from Actinoplanes sp. SE50/110:
GCACGTACGATTCGCCGTCCCGCTTGAAGCCCAGCCGCCCGTAGTAAGGCGCCTGCATGCCCGGCGGAGTGATCACCGTGTGGCAGCCCCGATCTGCGAAGAACCGGCTCCGCCGAAAGACGAACTCCCCTGGTGTGAAGTCCCGATACCGCTCGGTGACATAGTCAAGCTCCACCTGGGCAACCCCGCTGTCCGCCACGTGGAACACCACCACGCCAGCGACCTCGTCAGCGTTGAGTACCAGGAAGGCTGCCGCCTCGCGCCCGCCCAGCTCCTGAGGCACAAAATCCGGATTGAACCGGACAATGTCGTCATGATGCCGCTGCAGCGTATGCGTCAGAACCCCGTCATCAGGCCGAACCTCCACCACCTGATAAGCCTTCTCGTCGTGCCGAGTAGCCAGCATCCGCACCAGATACCAAACGTTGATCACCGACAGCACCACATTGAGCCCCACCATCGGCCAAACCCCGAGGGCCGCATTGAACCCGATCAGTACCAAACATCCCACAAGGTTCAAAGCCCGCAGGCGCAGCAGCCGGGTCTGCATCAGCGACCACACCAGTAGCGCTGACCCCGCCCACCCAATCACGTCAAGAAATCCCATCCGACCAGCGTAGATACCCTCTTTCCAGCCCTCGGCCCCGCCCACCTCCTCAACGTCGACACCCCCCCGCCAACTCCGCCCGCGCCACCCCTGCAGCCTGTCCTCGCGCCGCGCCGCCTTCGCGCCCGCGCCGCCTTCGCGCCCGCGCGGCCCCGGACCCGCGGGGCCTCCGCCCGCGCTTGTGTCCGAGCCCGCGCCGCTTCCGCCCGCGCTTGCTTCCACGCCTGCGTTCGGTGTGCCGTCCGTGGCGCTGGGGATCACCGGACCGGCGTTGCTCGGGCCGAGCGGCTCAGGTGGCGGCGGGGTCGGTGAGGGTTTCGACGCGCAGGTACTGCAGGACGGCGAGGACACGACGGTGATCGCTGGCCGAGGCTGGCAGACCTAGTTTGGTGAAGATGCTGGTGATGTGCTTCTCGACGGACGCATAGGCGAGCACCAACTGCTCGGCGATCGCCGTGTTCGATCGGCCCTCGGCCATCAGGGCCAGTACCTCACGCTCTCGGCCGGTGAGACCGGACAGCCGCCCACGGCTCGCCCCCGAATTGAATAATTGTGTGACCACCTCCGGATCCAGGACGGTGCCGCCGGCAGCGACCCGGGCCAGTGCATCGATGAACTCGCTGACGTCCGCGACGCGATCCTTGAGCAGGTAACCGAGTCGCTGCGCCCCACCGCGGAGCAGGGCGTTGGTGTGCCTGCTCTCGACATACTGCGAGAACAGCATGACCCCGACATCCGGGTGATCACGCCGGATCTGGATCGCGGCGCGCAGGCCCTCATCGGTGTGGGTGGGCGGCATCCGGATGTCGATGATCGCCACGTCCGGTCGGTGCTTCGCCACCGCGGCCAGCAGGCCGTCACCGTCGGCGACTGCCGCCGGAACCTCATGCCCACGGTTGACCAGAGTGTCGGTCAGACCGGCCCGCAGCATGGCGGCGTCCTCGGCGATCACGATCCGCACGGCAGCTCCACGGTCACGATGGTCGGTCCGCCGGGCGGACTGTCGACCTTGAGCGTGCCGTCGACAGTGCGTGCGCGATCGGCGAGGCCGACGAGGCCTCCGCTGGGGCGGGCCCCGCCCTGGCCGTCGTCGCTGACCACCAATCGCAACCTGTCCCGTTCACCGCGGACGGCGACTGTAGCGTGCCGGGCCCGACTGTGCTTGGCCACATTGGTGAGAAGCTCGGCCACGCAGAAGTAGGCGATCGTCTCCACCGCCAGCGGCGGCCGCCGGGGAAGGATGACACTCAGCTCCACCGGGATGGCATTGCGCGCGGCCAGTGTGGTCAAGGCGACGTCGAGCCCGCTGTCCAGACTGGGCGGATGGAAGCCCCGGGCCAGATTGCGCAGTTCGACGATGGCCGCCTTCGCGTCCTGATGCGCCTTGCTGATCAGTCTCCGCGAGGCTGGGTCGGCGTTGGTCTGTTCCAGCCGTTCCTTGGCATCGCCGAGGCCCATGGCCACGGCCACCAGCCGGGCCTGGGCGCCGTCGTGCAGATCGCGCTCGATGCGCCGGAGCATCGTGGCGGTGTCCTGGACCGCGAACGCGCGGCTCTCCTCCAGCTCGCGAACCCGTTCCCGGAGCTTGCCGGGGCCGAGCAGGGCGCCGATGGCCAGGCGGTCGAAGAGCAATACGGCACGCAGCATGCGGGGAGCGGCCAAGACCAGCCCCGCGCCGAGCGATGAGATCAGCGCGGCTCGGCCCCAGTTGTCGAGATAGATATTGCCGGGCAGCGGCACCCCGGCGTGGCCGTCCTGTATCGGCACGAGTTTCCACCAGAGCGGATAGGTCATCCCCGCGATCCCGTAGCCGTAGAAGAAGATGGCAACTCCGGCGGTGAGCACGGCCAGCGGCGCTTTGATCAGCAGGTAGACCGCAGCCTGCCAGCCGGCGCGATCGGTCAGGCCGGTCTTGAGCCAGTCGAAGAAGCCCGCGCCCGTCGGCGGAGTGGTCGGTCCGGCACCCGCGAATCCGAGCAGCCGTCGGGCTAGACGGTGGTGCAGCGTGCCCAGGAGCCGGGCGCCGCGCAGCCCGGCGGCCAACACCGGCAGCCCGACCACCGTGAACGACAAGGCCGACCCGGCAACGATGGCGAACGCCACGTAGAACAGGCCGAACAGGCCCAACGGCAAGCCGAGCATGGCGTACGAGAACCGCTTCATGGCGTCCAGAATGGCCGACCGGGCGGGGACGGAACACCCGGTGAGCCCCCGTTGTGGATACCGGGATATCCCGGGGGTCGATTGGGGGGACTGCCTGGTCGAATCGACGCCGTCGAACCGGAAGAGTCGAAGCCGGACCTCGACGAAGGAGCGAACATGAAGACGACCGCACTCCAAACGATCTGTGCAGGCACGATGGCGACCGGATTGTTGGCTTTCGGTGGCGCCGCGCATGCCGCGATGCCACCCGCCTCTCCGCCCGCCGCCCTGCGGGAGGCGATCGATGAGGCGGTCAGCGCGGGCAATCCCGCAGTCCTTTCCTATGTACGACGTGAGGGTCGCTCCTGGCAGCTCGCCGCCGGGACCGCCGACCTGGCATCCGGCCGGGCCGCCCAGCCCGGCGACCGATGGCGGATCTTCAGCAACACCAAATCATTCGTCGCCACCGTTCTCCTGCAGTTGGAGGGCGAGGGACGCCTGAGTCTGGACGACAGCATCGAGCGGTGGCTGCCGGGTGTCGTCCGGGGCAACGGCAATGACGGCCGACGGATCACCGTGCGCCAACTTCTGAACCACACCAGTGGCATCTACGACCCGGGCAACGATCCGGTCTTCGGCACCGACAAGGGCGGGCACACCCCAGAGCAGGTGGTGGACGCCGCCATGGCCCATCCGCCGCTGTTCCCGGCCGGGCAGCAGTGGGACTACTCGAACACCAACTACCTGCTCGCCGGCATGATCGTCGAGGCGGTCTCCGGCCATGCCGTGGACAAGGAAATCGAGCGGCGGATCCTCCGCCCGCTAGGCCTCAAGCACACGTCCTTCCCGCTCACCGACCCCCGGATTCCCGGCCCGCACCTGCACGGGTACGACATGGGTTATCGCGACGTGACGCACTTCAACCCGTCGGGGGAGTGGACAGCCGGGGCGATGCTTTCCACCACCGCTGACCTGGCGCGCTTCGACGCCGCGCTGTTCAGCGGCCGGCTGTTGAAGCCCGTCCAGCAGCGTGAGCTGCAGACGACGGTGTTCGAACAGAATTATGGGCTCGGGGTCCAGCAAGGGACGATCCCTTGCGGCGACGCCCAGGTGACGGTCTGGCAGACCGACGGCGGTGGACCGGGGTTCACCAGTCTGTCGATGACGACTCCCGGCGCCGCGCGGCAACTCGTGCTCGTCGCCAACGTCTTCGACCTGGGCCGTGACCAGCGGGACATTCCGGGCGAGGACCCGACCCCGGACGCCCGTCCCGCCTACTTCAAGGCCATCACCAGCGTGTTCTGCCCCTGATCGGCCTCCCTCGCCGTCGACGGCGGGGTAGCGAGGCGAACGCTGGATAGCGGTGCCGAGTGAGGCGGACACGGCAGGAGGGAGCCGAGCGCGGCAAGTCAGCAGGGAGCGATGTCA
Protein-coding regions in this window:
- a CDS encoding sensor domain-containing protein — encoded protein: MKRFSYAMLGLPLGLFGLFYVAFAIVAGSALSFTVVGLPVLAAGLRGARLLGTLHHRLARRLLGFAGAGPTTPPTGAGFFDWLKTGLTDRAGWQAAVYLLIKAPLAVLTAGVAIFFYGYGIAGMTYPLWWKLVPIQDGHAGVPLPGNIYLDNWGRAALISSLGAGLVLAAPRMLRAVLLFDRLAIGALLGPGKLRERVRELEESRAFAVQDTATMLRRIERDLHDGAQARLVAVAMGLGDAKERLEQTNADPASRRLISKAHQDAKAAIVELRNLARGFHPPSLDSGLDVALTTLAARNAIPVELSVILPRRPPLAVETIAYFCVAELLTNVAKHSRARHATVAVRGERDRLRLVVSDDGQGGARPSGGLVGLADRARTVDGTLKVDSPPGGPTIVTVELPCGS
- a CDS encoding response regulator transcription factor, whose protein sequence is MRIVIAEDAAMLRAGLTDTLVNRGHEVPAAVADGDGLLAAVAKHRPDVAIIDIRMPPTHTDEGLRAAIQIRRDHPDVGVMLFSQYVESRHTNALLRGGAQRLGYLLKDRVADVSEFIDALARVAAGGTVLDPEVVTQLFNSGASRGRLSGLTGREREVLALMAEGRSNTAIAEQLVLAYASVEKHITSIFTKLGLPASASDHRRVLAVLQYLRVETLTDPAAT
- a CDS encoding serine hydrolase, coding for MKTTALQTICAGTMATGLLAFGGAAHAAMPPASPPAALREAIDEAVSAGNPAVLSYVRREGRSWQLAAGTADLASGRAAQPGDRWRIFSNTKSFVATVLLQLEGEGRLSLDDSIERWLPGVVRGNGNDGRRITVRQLLNHTSGIYDPGNDPVFGTDKGGHTPEQVVDAAMAHPPLFPAGQQWDYSNTNYLLAGMIVEAVSGHAVDKEIERRILRPLGLKHTSFPLTDPRIPGPHLHGYDMGYRDVTHFNPSGEWTAGAMLSTTADLARFDAALFSGRLLKPVQQRELQTTVFEQNYGLGVQQGTIPCGDAQVTVWQTDGGGPGFTSLSMTTPGAARQLVLVANVFDLGRDQRDIPGEDPTPDARPAYFKAITSVFCP